The genomic region AAAGTTATTTTCAGCCTCTGTCAAATTATCTTTGGCAAAAAGAATTCTTCCTAATTGTTCATAAGCATAGGCAAAATCAGGTCTGACGGACACTGCTTGCCGATAATATTTCTCTGCTGTGTCCCATTCCCCTTCATCTGCATGAATGTTCCCCAACTCACAAAGTGCTCTTGCATCCTTAGGATTTAACTCTACCGCTTTTAACAAAGTATCTCGTGCTTCTTCAATTCGACCCAAATTTTTCAACTCTCGACCTATAAGAAAGTATACATCCTGATAGGAAGGGTCTGTTTCTAATGCCTTCTGGTAAAAAGCCAAGGCATCTTCTGACCGTCCTTGTGATGAAAGTATTCTGCCATATTTATCCAGGACATAAGTAAAATCAGGAACGATTTGTAAAGCCTTCTCATAATGAGAAAGGGCTTCCTTCCAATTTCCCTGATGTTCTAAAATTTCTCCTATTTCATTGTGAGAACGGGCATCATTCGGATTTAATTCAAGAGATTTTTTAAAATATTTTTCCGCATTTACTTCATCTTTCAAGGCAAGATAGGTTTTTCCAAGATAATAAAACATATCCTGATAACTCGGGTCTAATCGGATACCTTTTTCAAATTGTTCTTTTGCTTCTTTAAAGTAACCCGATTTAAATAAATCTTTACCTAAACGATGGTGCATATAGGGCAAACTTTTAGGCATGTAAAGAAGGGTTTGTGCTTCTTCCAGAGCCTTTTGAACTTCACCCCTCCTTAAATACGAATCTGCTCGTTGATAATGCCATCGTGCTAAATCAGGCTCAAAGGGAACCCATCGGACAGAAATTAAAATAAAACTTATAAGGAGAATTGACAACCAACGAGTTAAGGATAAAGCATTTTTATTTTTAATGCACAACCCTAAGAAATAAATAAAGTTAGCACCTATTAAAAAGAATAGGGGAAGAACAGGAACTCTTGCTCTCCCGTTCACAAAAAACATTAAGAAACTACCTAAATAGGTAATAATGAATAAATAAATTAATAACAGCAATTCAACGGAATAAGAACCACTCGAACAAAAAAGAAGATTAGAAATACTTTCTTTGTTCAACCCAGATCTCATATTAAAAAGAAGGAGAAGGGTCCCTGCAATAAAAAGTCCTCCCGCCCATGGAAAAGTAGGGAGATATTTCAACGGAGGGTAATGCTTTATCTCATAATACACAACTTTATTACAAGTAATTTCGATAGGGCACCAGAGAAGAATTGCTTTTTTTAATACCTGTATAATCGTTTCCTTAGGATGTGTTTTAATATATTCTATTGCTTTTTGTGTAAATATTTTCGAAGCATCTGCATGTTTCAAATTTTTTATCCCCAATTCTCTACCTAATCCTTTCACCACATTCACATAATCACGGGCTGTCCAGTTCCCGGTTCCTTCTAATTTCTGCAAATATTGGTTCCATGGCGTTGTCCCATCGGATTCCGGGTTATTACCTATAAAAAGATTTTCACCAAAATATGTAGAAATAAGGACCCATTCTCCTGAAGCAATATAGTTGCGGAGAGTAATCGGTATAATGGGAACAAAAGTAAAAATAAAAAGAACAATCCATGATGGAATAAACAAAAAATATTTTTTTTTCTTAAATGTAATCCATGCCATCCATAAGGCTATAAAAGGTCCAAAAGATAATATATTGGGTCTCATACTTGCATAAGCACCAATGGATAACCCTAAAGGAATACACCAATACCATTTTTTATGAATACTCCAACGATATAGTATATAAAAAATAAGAACAACCAAAAAGACGAATAAGGCAGGGTCATTTACTTCTCCTTCCCAGTAGATAAAAACACTATATGTAGCAACTAAAAAACTAAAAATGAGCCCCACAACTTCATTAAATATAGCCCTCCCTAAATAA from Candidatus Hydrogenedens sp. harbors:
- a CDS encoding tetratricopeptide repeat protein produces the protein MKENKVRFVLFLILLIATILRVWYLYEVYKYAPDYSALQQDPEVQDYFARAIVTGDWSVPEGVTDPEMRTTPFFRPPGHGYFLSFLYRFISDSYLTPRIVNAIAGILTVLLSFYLGRAIFNEVVGLIFSFLVATYSVFIYWEGEVNDPALFVFLVVLIFYILYRWSIHKKWYWCIPLGLSIGAYASMRPNILSFGPFIALWMAWITFKKKKYFLFIPSWIVLFIFTFVPIIPITLRNYIASGEWVLISTYFGENLFIGNNPESDGTTPWNQYLQKLEGTGNWTARDYVNVVKGLGRELGIKNLKHADASKIFTQKAIEYIKTHPKETIIQVLKKAILLWCPIEITCNKVVYYEIKHYPPLKYLPTFPWAGGLFIAGTLLLLFNMRSGLNKESISNLLFCSSGSYSVELLLLIYLFIITYLGSFLMFFVNGRARVPVLPLFFLIGANFIYFLGLCIKNKNALSLTRWLSILLISFILISVRWVPFEPDLARWHYQRADSYLRRGEVQKALEEAQTLLYMPKSLPYMHHRLGKDLFKSGYFKEAKEQFEKGIRLDPSYQDMFYYLGKTYLALKDEVNAEKYFKKSLELNPNDARSHNEIGEILEHQGNWKEALSHYEKALQIVPDFTYVLDKYGRILSSQGRSEDALAFYQKALETDPSYQDVYFLIGRELKNLGRIEEARDTLLKAVELNPKDARALCELGNIHADEGEWDTAEKYYRQAVSVRPDFAYAYEQLGRILFAKDNLTEAENNFKKAIELNSEYQDSVYLLGCVLKKQERIDEAENYFRRAIELNIRDARAWNELGEIMELKKDYEQAITCYEKALEAYPQFCYVIAKMGAIYANRGEYEKSLEKLKLALNIDPNSQNVYYMIAQVLSRMGKKEEAISYFEKAIEMNPKDARAHRELAILIQEDKPEDAIEHFKKALEVVPDFTLVLNNWGSLLVKLNKWDEAENKFYEALKIRPNDELAYYNLAQLAEKKGNTEQAIELYQKAMVNSPNNSYIPYDLGVLYDRMGKSKEAEDMYNKALEIDDKNPLAYNNLGYHAFLSGDVDKAIELYQKSLSIKPDLINALYNIAEAFYAKGELEKVIPYFEKALEKQPQDHNLHNTLGFYAFQVNRYDLAEKHLKEAVNLEYRFPLAWRNLGNLYRKQKRYEEAEKAYKTALEIYPSDGEGWAIYAGFKKEIGDYQQAIQLYQKAIKELKEKEAPKEIITEVLIELGETYIKLSDKDNEKKIFSEVIELNPQNEDVKQRLKQMGFSD